GTTGTCTGCCGTCGGCTGCAGGTGCTGCAGCATGGCCTGGAATTCCGAGTCGTAGCGCCGGTTGATGTCGTCCCCGATGATGGCGAGCTGGCGGCCCACCTGCCCCATGGTGCTGGAGGAGCGGGAGGCAGCCAGTGAGTTAGGGCCCGGACTGGCAGCAAACCGCTGCTGCCTGCCCGAGATGCCCTGGCCTGGGGCGCCCCTCCTGGGAAGTCCTGACCGTGTCTCAGACACGAGGGCTGGCCCGGGCACAAGGGCCAGGCTGTGCTGAAAAGGGTGCCGGTTTTGGGATGGGAGCAAACGCAAAAGGGCAGCAGCGGGAGAAGCCCCTGCCAGCTTGCTCCGCTCCCAGAACCGACACGGCGACCCTGCGTGAGCCTCCGCTTCTCTCAGCACGTCCCCGTGGGCCCAGGGGCCGCAGCTCACCTGCTGGGTTCTGGGTGCAAGGTGGCCATCTCTGGGTCAGTAGGTGCAGCTGCCCCCTCAGCCTCCTGTTCCTGCTGATGGCGGTAAAAGACGTAGCTGCGGAAGACCTCCTCCGTGTCCCGGGCCACCTGCTCCTCTGGGGACCAAAGCTGGGAGTCAGGGAGGAAGTGCTTTGGGGAGGAGGGTTCCCTCTGCCGGGGGACACACCTGTCCCTCCTCTAACCCTCAGGTGACACCTAGGGCTGACTCCGAGTAGAGCTGTCTTCTCAAAGCAGCATTATGGAGGAGGCGACCGCCCcgtttacagatggggaaactgaggcatggtgTTAGCGTCACGTGCGCGAGGTCATGCGGCTGGAGTGAGCAGTGTGGCCAGGATGGACTCCCAGGCGTTTGGGTCTCTGATGTTTAGTGTCCAAGGCACCCGGCCGTATGGCTTGGCTTAGGGACCGTGGGAAACAGAGTTTGAAATTGCAGCCCAGGAAAGTCACACTGGGATATAGTGAGCGGCCTGGGATGCTCAGGCCAGGAAGCAGCCTGTGCTGGGTGGCGGAGCTGCCGGCCTTTGGGGTGGTCCCCTTGGGAGAGGgcactctcttccttcctccccagagTCTAACAGCCCATCTCCACATTGGGCGGCCCTGACCAGGTGATAAACCGCCTCACTTCCTTGTTTCCCCAGCTGGGATAAGACAGCCGCGCCCACGCCTTCCCTGCTGCTCGCCCATCGCTGGCTGCCCGGGGAGGGCAGGGTGGCCTCCTCAGGTCCTACGCGTCCTTCCCCCTGCCGCTCCCAGGGCTGGGTCTGGCCTGCACCCCGGCTGCTGAGCCGGCTGGCCGCCTGCACTGGGTGGGGAGGTGCTTTTCCCCTTTGCGAAAGGCGGGTAAACTGAGGTGGGCCCTTGGGACCATCCGGGTCTGCTCTCGCCAACCTCCCAGCTGGCCCCGGTGGCTAtggggtgggtgagggggcaGACAGACCCTTACCCGAGGTGGAGGAGGGGTCAGGCTCGCCGCAGCCCTGCCCGGGGGGACCCGGGCCTTGTCCGGAAGCCATTCCTCAGGTCCTGGGGAGAGGAGGAGTGTCAGACTGTTGGGGGCAGATAGGAAAGCAGAGATGGGACCAGGGGCTCCAGCGGTCCGTGGAGGTGCAGAGGGCCCCCTCTGGAAAGACCCACTGACCCAAGAACTTATCACTTCACTGGCGGCTCTTCAAGGAAGACTGGGGCTGAGGAAGGCCAGGCAGCCAAGACTCCCCCCACCGGGGACCAGCCCAGGCCCTGGGGCGGGGAGGCCACAGTGGTGGCCAAGCGGCTGTCTCGTCACGTCTTACCCCCCTCTGGGCTGGGGAGGCGAGTTTCAGAGGCGGGGTTTCCTTCCGCTGCCGCTGGGGCCCCCTGCACCCTATCCAGTCCATGCTCACCGCAGACTCGCCACCTTCCAGCCAGTGACCCTGAAGGCCGTCCCCGAAGGTCCCACTCCCCCCCACCGGCTAGTCAGAGCACACCTGTTCTCCAACTCGGGCCTGTTAGCCGCACACATCTCGCGAGCGCCTGTGGTGTCCTCCTTACACGTGCGGGAGGAGGCAGGATGGGCACCGTCATGCCCACTGCacaggtgggaaaactgaggcacaaggaaGGCCCCAGGCCGCGGGGCTAGTCAAGCCATCAGGGCGATCTGAATTTCCACACGTGTCCATTCTCTCCTCAGCGCTCATGTCAGACTTGCTTCCCAGTCTGTGGAACCTCAGAGCGGCTCCTTTGCAAGGCCGCCTTCCCTGCCGGTGCCGGTCTCTGCCCTTGCCCCGCCTGCCTAGCAGGTGGCTGAGGAAGCCACGTGTACCCCTCGTCCTCCTGTCTCCGGCCCCCGGTTTCCCCCTTTGCCGGGTTCTGACCACagcccctggcggctcagtgaaCCCTGGGCAGCACAAGTATTTCCTGGACATAAGctgtttcactttcagtttgcaCGCTCCTCATTGCCCCGCGCCCCAAAGCTGCCTCCATCACCCAGGTGGGAAGCCCCCCTCTTCCCGTCACTCGAGAGGGCCCAGCCCGGGCCCAACACACATGCCGCCCTCTCCTACCAGGGAGGGCCGGTGTACCCTCTCCTCCCTGGGAGGGCCTGTGGACCGTATACCCTCCCCCCTCAGGCCTGGGGCCATTTTCCAAAGGGCCTCAGGAGAAGGGTGGGGAGGGTCCACCTGTGCGCCCCACCCTTTGCTGTCAAAGGGGCAGGGACAGGGAGAAGGGACTCGCCCCTCCTGCGGCCCGCGGTCCCCCGCCTGCTTAAGACAGAACTTTGCTTGGCACCCCGCATCCTAGAAACTGCTTCCCAAACAAGGCGCCTTTCTCCCTCCCTTGGTACCCAAACGCGGTGCCCCCCAGGACATCATCAGGGCTGAAGGATGCTAACTGCACCTCGACTCCCTTTCCCACTACCCCTGGGGCTCACCGCTGGGGATAATGTGGAGCCTTGGAACTCGCCCCAGGGCCAGAGGCCTGAGCCGACCCGGGACTTCCTCTGCCCCCATCCAAGTGGCCTGACTTCCTGGTGGGGAGAGTCCGCTGTGCCCCACCTTTTGGGTTTGCCAGGCCCAGGATGCTGCTGGAgttggagggaagggggcagatcCTGACCTGGTCTTAGGACTCCCGGGGCAGCAGGAAGCACTCTGAACAATCTCCCGCCGCCCTTGACCTTGACTCTGACCTCCACTCCCATCCCCCAGACTGCTAAAGAACCTGGCTCTTTGGCACGCGATTCTCGGGCAGCCAGGGCCAGGGCAAGAGGGGACCCGCCTGAGGGGCAGCCCGAGGGAGCCCCGGCTGGATCGGGCCACCTTTGAGGGCTGGTGGAGCTGCCCGGGCAAGCTTCGCGGCATCCCCCTCCCCAGCGGGCTCCCCAGGGGCTCCCTGCCTCACCCCGGGCCTGGGGCTGCCCA
This genomic stretch from Dama dama isolate Ldn47 chromosome 7, ASM3311817v1, whole genome shotgun sequence harbors:
- the BAK1 gene encoding bcl-2 homologous antagonist/killer isoform X1; the encoded protein is MTVPILPPPARVRRTPQALARCVRLTGPSWRTGPEEWLPDKARVPPGRAAASLTPPPPRLWSPEEQVARDTEEVFRSYVFYRHQQEQEAEGAAAPTDPEMATLHPEPSSTMGQVGRQLAIIGDDINRRYDSEFQAMLQHLQPTADNAYEYFTKIASSLFESGINWGRVVALLGFGYRLALYVYQRGLTGFLGQVTRFVADFMLRRCIARWIAQRGGWVAALDLGNGPIRNVVIVLAVVLLGQFVVRRFFKS
- the BAK1 gene encoding bcl-2 homologous antagonist/killer isoform X2, encoding MASGQGPGPPGQGCGEPDPSSTSEEQVARDTEEVFRSYVFYRHQQEQEAEGAAAPTDPEMATLHPEPSSTMGQVGRQLAIIGDDINRRYDSEFQAMLQHLQPTADNAYEYFTKIASSLFESGINWGRVVALLGFGYRLALYVYQRGLTGFLGQVTRFVADFMLRRCIARWIAQRGGWVAALDLGNGPIRNVVIVLAVVLLGQFVVRRFFKS